A window of the Hordeum vulgare subsp. vulgare chromosome 5H, MorexV3_pseudomolecules_assembly, whole genome shotgun sequence genome harbors these coding sequences:
- the LOC123399195 gene encoding serine/threonine-protein kinase RIPK-like: protein MAAQSWNPFSCCVRGAAAEDDDDHCESRRGNNKGSPRSPLKNLCSSGTLSPEELSLTLSGSGSNLHAFTYTELRAATASFSRANYLGCGGFGPVYKGAVDDRLRPGLAAQAVAVKYLDLECGTQGHQEWLAEVFFLGQLRHKNLVKLIGYCYQNEHRMLVYEFMSAGSLENHLFKSINGSLPWMTRMKIAVGAAKGLAFLHGADPPVIYRDFKASNILLDSDYNTKLSDFGLAKDGPQGDATHVTTRVMGTHGYAAPEYIMTGHLTAKSDVYSFGVVLLELLSGRQSVDRARRPREQNLVDWARPYLKRSDKLHQVMDSTLEGQYSCKGAEVAALVAYKCLSQNPKSRPSMKEVVKALEPVLSMDDFFPVGPIVFTIVVEEDKVMDMKVEVEEKHQHHHRNHQDRHRKKYPESAIHGGIVLHGDNGHVAGFTGTLRRQQRTLSYHRERGA from the exons ATGGCCGCGCAATCTTGGAACCCTTTCTCTTGCTGCGTCCGCGGGGCAGCcgcggaggacgacgacgaccactgcGAGTCGCGGCGGGGGAATAATAAGGGCAGCCCGAGGTCGCCGCTGAAGAACCTTTGCTCGTCGGGGACGCTGTCGCCGGAGGAGCTCTCGCTGACGCTGTCCGGGTCCGGCTCGAACCTGCACGCCTTCACGTACACCGAGCTCCGCGCGGCGACGGCGAGCTTCTCGCGCGCCAACTACCTCGGCTGCGGCGGGTTCGGCCCGGTCTACAAGGGCGCCGTCGACGACAGGCTCCGCCCCGGGCTGGCCGCGCAGGCCGTCGCCGTCAAGTACCTCGACCTGGAGTGCGGCACGCAGGGGCACCAAGAGTGGCTG GCTGAGGTCTTCTTTCTGGGGCAACTGAGGCACAAGAACCTGGTGAAACTGATCGGCTACTGCTACCAGAACGAACACCGGATGCTGGTGTACGAGTTCATGAGCGCGGGGAGCTTGGAGAACCACCTCTTCAAAA GTATCAATGGCTCTCTTCCATGGATGACAAGGATGAAGATCGCAGTCGGCGCCGCAAAGGGCCTCGCCTTCCTCCATGGTGCCGACCCGCCGGTGATCTACCGCGACTTCAAAGCCTCCAACATCTTGCTCGACTCG GACTACAACACTAAATTGTCAGACTTTGGTCTAGCCAAGGATGGGCCTCAAGGTGACGCTACACATGTGACAACACGTGTGATGGGAACACACGGGTATGCAGCGCCCGAGTACATAATGACGGGCCACTTAACCGCCAAAAGCGACGTCTACAGCTTCGGTGTGGTGCTCCTGGAGCTCCTGTCAGGAAGACAATCCGTGGACCGTGCGCGACGACCAAGGGAACAAAACCTGGTGGATTGGGCTAGACCGTATCTCAAACGATCAGACAAATTGCACCAGGTGATGGACTCGACCCTCGAGGGCCAGTACTCGTGCAAGGGTGCTGAGGTGGCTGCATTGGTGGCGTACAAGTGTCTGAGCCAGAACCCCAAGTCCAGACCATCGATGAAGGAGGTCGTCAAGGCATTGGAGCCTGTACTAAGCATGGATGACTTCTTTCCAGTAGGACCGATCGTGTTCACCATTGTCGTTGAGGAGGATAAGGTGATGGACATGAAGGTGGAGGTTGAGGAGAAGCACCAACACCATCACCGGAACCATCAGGACAGACACCGTAAAAAGTACCCCGAGTCGGCGATCCATGGTGGCATTGTGCTCCATGGGGACAATGGGCACGTTGCTGGGTTCACCGGTACATTGCGACGACAACAGAGAACGTTGAGTTACCACAGGGAAAGAGGGGCTTAG